In one Magallana gigas chromosome 9, xbMagGiga1.1, whole genome shotgun sequence genomic region, the following are encoded:
- the LOC105340037 gene encoding tripartite motif-containing protein 2 — MTSLHDFLVSCGECGSPNVERHCDFCNTSLCVPCVGKHLSDSTKTHNAVPFLLYKYDKLDYTFVRCPSHISFTFRYKCERFCKKCNVPVCSKSESRSIHEGHELFLLRRVPPELNKWNVDASYTNNLTNEHELLDKPQIIATIDTGFHRLFGVASFKNEGIWTCGNDENVVLFDLKGKKLQNVKTTSMRRPRDIAVTTSGELVYTDPNARTVNMVKDGQIQELVVVEGWKPYHICCTPSDDFLVTMIRSDEKQSKVVRYNGNEGTEKQTYQFDDKGKPLYSSDRRGKYICENNNLDVCVSDAGSRAIVVVNKAGKFRFRYTGLLNNPFQPHGIATDSQSRILSVDYSSGFIHIVDVDGRFLRHITNCNLYEPYGLCINSFDEMFVAEENGNVKRIKYIE, encoded by the coding sequence ATGACGTCTCTCCACGACTTCCTTGTTTCCTGTGGAGAATGTGGATCTCCAAATGTGGAGCGTCACTGTGACTTCTGTAACACCAGTCTGTGTGTGCCGTGTGTTGGTAAACATTTATCAGATTCCACAAAAACCCACAACGCTGTCCCCTTCCTCTTGTACAAATACGACAAACTGGATTACACTTTTGTAAGATGCCCGAGTCATATTTCCTTCACATTTAGGTACAAGTGCGAACGTTTCTGCAAGAAATGCAACGTACCTGTTTGCTCTAAAAGTGAATCTAGAAGCATCCATGAAGGTCACGAGTTATTTCTTCTTCGAAGAGTTCCACCAGAATTAAATAAATGGAATGTTGATGCATCTTACACAAATAATTTGACAAATGAACATGAACTACTTGATAAACCACAGATCATTGCAACAATTGATACTGGTTTTCATAGACTATTTGGTGTTGCAAGTTTTAAGAATGAAGGAATCTGGACGTGTGGAAATGACGAAAATGTGGTTCTTTTCGACCTTAAAggcaaaaaattgcaaaacGTCAAAACGACATCGATGAGGAGACCACGTGATATAGCTGTAACCACGAGCGGAGAATTGGTCTATACTGACCCGAATGCAAGAACTGTAAACATGGTGAAGGATGGCCAGATACAGGAACTTGTCGTGGTTGAGGGATGGAAGCCGTATCATATCTGCTGCACGCCTTCCGACGATTTTCTTGTAACCATGATCAGAAGTGATGAAAAACAATCGAAGGTTGTGCGTTACAATGGAAATGAAGGAACAGAGAAGCAAACATATCAGTTTGATGATAAAGGCAAACCTCTGTATTCTTCCGATCGCCGTGGCAAATACATATGTGAGAACAACAACTTGGACGTTTGCGTTTCTGATGCTGGATCTCGGGCAATAGTCGTCGTCAATAAAGCCGGAAAGTTCCGATTTCGTTACACTGGCCTTCTCAACAATCCGTTTCAGCCTCACGGAATCGCCACTGACAGCCAGAGTCGGATCTTGTCGGTGGATTACAGTAGTGGATTTATCCACATCGTGGATGTGGATGGCAGGTTCTTGCGTCATATTACTAACTGCAATCTGTATGAACCATACGGTCTGTGCATAAATTCCTTTGATGAAATGTTTGTGGCTGAGGAGAATGGCAATGTGAAACGAATCaagtatattgaataa